TTGGTGCCAAGAAGATCCCGGAACTTGCTAGATCGATGGGTAAGGCAACAGCGGAGTATGAGAGAGCAAGGATTGATGCGGAGAGGGAACTTAGGGAGTATAAGGGAAAGAGGATAGAAAGGGAGAAGCTGAACGAAATTGCAAGAGCTTTGGGTCTTGAATCTGAAGACAAAAGTGACGATGAGCTACGAATGGAAATAGAGAAGGCTATAAAGAAGGAAAAGTCATAAAACTTTCAGTGGTTATAATATGTTTGCAGTAGAAACGCATTCGTTATCTAGGGTGTTCAAGGCAAAGGGCGAAGCAATAACTGCGTTAAACAAGGTCGATCTTGAAATAAGCTATGGTGAGATTCTAGGACTCTTAGGGGCAAATGGTGCAGGTAAGACAACGCTTGTAAAAGTCTTGTCCACATTACTGCTTCCGTCGGAAGGGCGCGCTAGTGTATATGGTTTTGATGTTGTTAAGCAGGCACCGCAAGTTAGGAAGGTAATTAATCTTGTCAGTGGGGGAGAAACACCCGGCTATGGGATCCTTACTGTCAGGGAAAACCTCTGGTTCTTTTCTCAGCTCTATGGTCTTTCTGGCAG
The Nitrososphaerales archaeon genome window above contains:
- a CDS encoding twin-arginine translocase TatA/TatE family subunit, yielding MAGIENPALFIAGNEWIFILVAIAVIFFGAKKIPELARSMGKATAEYERARIDAERELREYKGKRIEREKLNEIARALGLESEDKSDDELRMEIEKAIKKEKS